A DNA window from Oscillatoria sp. FACHB-1406 contains the following coding sequences:
- a CDS encoding VIT domain-containing protein, producing MTATTPERKIGGLYATHEGQEIAFPLKHTDVNAKVNGNLSRVTVTQTFENPFVKTLEAVYIFPLPDEAAVDEMEIQIGDRVIKGNIKKREEAQQIYQQAKAEGRTAGLLEQERDNIFTQSLANILPGEQIEVVIRYSDSLKFTGGDYEFIFPMVVGPRYIPGTGLDSGGGGSAPAPMTQNQDTDIVPDASRLNAPILPEGMRSRHDISLMLEIDAGVSVQKIESPSHKLQIEYFDPPQPPLLRGEESKHSLEDTSNLPLGIRIQLGGGDTIPNKDFILRYQIAGDNTRATVLTQSDDRGGHFALYLIPALKYRSDEILPKDVVFLVDTSGSQSGEPLQQCQVLMRKFINGLNPDDTFTILDFSDRVRQLSKNPLPNTEDNRKKALKYIDKLQASGATEMLSGIQAAIKFPTPEGRVRTIVLLTDGYIGNEDQICAEVQQNLQRGNRLYCFGTGSSVNRYLVNRVAEVGRGMSYVVRHDEPIHQVTTKFFREVNNPVSTNIEVKWNGSGEAPDIYPPKAPDLFAKQPLVLFGRKRDGIDGKLSISGTTAGGQAYEKTFDLKFEQNSGNPAVAQLWGRQRIKALSNQMLTYETREGVEAVTETAIAYQLLSNYTAFVAVSEEVRVNPDGESISVQVPVEMPEGVSHEGVFGGGAQEMERGITMYAARGLRLASPPPAPAAAPTMYGFSLTDPGITEEVHVLASYIEPQEAIAFESYSDEESYIAPEQPVCVLSAVGLDNEAITSLNQHLLQANIPTGLSGNLELQVQFNANNRAIKILVDEQSSTVTDAAMIAEIKRVLLRWKAPVPVSGTVTLVLQIAS from the coding sequence ATGACTGCAACTACACCAGAACGTAAAATTGGCGGTTTATACGCGACTCACGAAGGTCAAGAAATTGCCTTTCCGCTCAAACATACCGATGTCAATGCCAAAGTTAACGGCAATCTTTCGCGAGTTACCGTAACGCAAACCTTTGAAAATCCGTTCGTTAAAACCCTCGAAGCCGTTTATATCTTCCCTTTGCCCGATGAAGCAGCGGTGGATGAGATGGAAATTCAGATCGGCGATCGCGTCATTAAAGGTAACATCAAAAAACGCGAAGAAGCGCAACAAATTTACCAACAAGCCAAAGCAGAAGGACGCACCGCCGGACTCCTGGAACAAGAACGCGATAATATTTTCACTCAATCCCTCGCGAACATTTTGCCGGGAGAACAAATCGAAGTCGTGATTCGTTACAGCGATAGCCTCAAATTTACCGGCGGCGATTATGAATTTATCTTTCCGATGGTCGTCGGGCCGCGTTATATTCCCGGTACGGGTTTAGATTCCGGCGGTGGCGGTAGCGCACCCGCACCCATGACGCAAAATCAAGATACCGATATTGTTCCCGATGCGTCGCGGCTTAATGCTCCGATTTTACCGGAAGGGATGAGATCGCGTCACGATATTAGTTTAATGCTCGAAATCGATGCAGGCGTTTCGGTACAGAAAATTGAGTCGCCTTCTCATAAATTACAAATTGAATATTTCGATCCCCCCCAGCCCCCCTTACTAAGGGGGGAGGAATCTAAGCACTCTTTAGAAGATACTTCTAACCTCCCCCTGGGAATCCGCATTCAACTCGGCGGCGGCGATACAATTCCTAACAAAGATTTTATTCTACGCTACCAAATTGCAGGCGATAATACCCGAGCCACAGTATTAACTCAAAGCGACGATCGCGGCGGACATTTTGCCCTCTATCTCATCCCAGCTTTAAAATATCGCAGCGACGAAATTCTCCCTAAAGATGTCGTTTTTCTCGTCGATACTTCCGGTTCGCAGTCTGGTGAACCCTTGCAGCAATGCCAAGTCTTGATGCGGAAGTTTATCAACGGTTTAAACCCTGACGATACCTTCACCATTCTCGATTTTAGCGATCGCGTTCGCCAACTCTCCAAAAATCCCCTGCCCAATACCGAAGACAATCGCAAAAAAGCCCTCAAATATATCGATAAATTACAAGCAAGCGGCGCAACCGAAATGTTAAGCGGTATCCAAGCCGCGATTAAATTCCCCACCCCAGAAGGACGAGTGCGAACCATCGTTTTACTCACCGACGGTTACATCGGTAACGAAGACCAAATTTGCGCTGAGGTGCAGCAAAATTTGCAACGGGGAAATCGCCTTTACTGCTTCGGGACAGGTAGTTCCGTCAACCGCTACCTCGTCAATCGCGTCGCTGAAGTCGGACGGGGAATGTCTTACGTTGTTCGCCACGACGAACCCATTCACCAAGTTACAACAAAGTTCTTCCGAGAGGTTAATAATCCCGTTTCAACTAATATTGAGGTGAAATGGAACGGAAGCGGAGAAGCGCCCGATATTTACCCCCCCAAAGCCCCTGATTTATTCGCCAAACAACCCTTAGTGTTGTTCGGGCGCAAAAGGGATGGTATCGACGGCAAACTTTCCATCAGCGGCACTACTGCGGGCGGTCAAGCCTACGAAAAGACGTTTGACCTCAAATTCGAGCAAAATAGCGGTAATCCCGCCGTCGCGCAACTCTGGGGACGGCAGCGCATCAAGGCGTTGAGCAACCAGATGCTTACCTACGAAACCCGCGAAGGCGTGGAAGCCGTAACGGAAACCGCGATCGCCTACCAATTGCTGTCCAACTATACCGCCTTTGTTGCCGTCAGCGAAGAAGTGCGCGTCAATCCTGATGGGGAAAGCATTTCCGTGCAAGTGCCGGTAGAAATGCCCGAGGGCGTGAGTCACGAAGGCGTTTTCGGCGGAGGCGCGCAGGAAATGGAGCGCGGAATTACTATGTATGCCGCACGCGGGCTTCGGTTAGCAAGCCCGCCGCCCGCCCCAGCAGCAGCACCCACCATGTATGGATTTTCCTTAACCGATCCGGGAATTACGGAGGAAGTTCATGTCCTGGCATCTTATATCGAGCCGCAGGAAGCTATTGCCTTTGAATCTTATAGCGACGAAGAGAGTTACATTGCGCCCGAACAACCCGTTTGCGTCCTTTCTGCGGTTGGGTTGGATAATGAAGCGATTACATCTTTAAACCAACATCTCCTGCAAGCTAATATTCCGACTGGATTAAGCGGCAATCTCGAATTACAGGTACAATTCAATGCCAACAACCGCGCGATTAAAATTCTCGTGGACGAGCAAAGTTCTACTGTTACCGATGCGGCGATGATTGCCGAAATTAAGCGCGTTCTGCTGCGGTGGAAAGCACCCGTTCCGGTTTCGGGAACGGTAACGCTCGTGCTGCAAATTGCGTCCTAA
- a CDS encoding ATP-binding protein, giving the protein MPSLQEIIKQRQRTNFVGREEQVNLFGDNLKYSPEDSRRRFIFNVWGQGGVGKSTLLRQFRKIAEEAKLLAAYIDEAESSVPEVMGRFAEQLEEKGQKLAQFSERYKVYRQKKQELEADPDAPQGFSAFVGKSLAKTGMKLGRQVPGAGIALEFVDEEAVATQAGEWASYVAKKLGNKDEVKLVREPEEVLTPLFLKEIGKLAEKNSITLLFDTYERTDSFLDRWLREVLEGRYGEVSSQLLFVIAGREELDENRWADYEGLIARLPLEPFSEEEAEQYLARKGITNRRVIEEILKLSGCLPLLVATLAAESPNDPDKLGDASGTAVERFLKWVEDTKQRQVVLDAALTRCLNRDILAQLHGTEEADKQFDWLKTMPFVQERSRGWAYHDVVRMQMLRYKRLTSPQGWAELHGKLAEYNDKLRQGLELEEKKRQRDETWQRYTLEVLYHRLCQAPQKHLPVALNEFLAALKAQYEFARKWAETMERAGKDAEVTEVQRWGARLTEGLTAYDEDRYEVTVAMFAELLKCSEIQERWQAVALGWRGETYRLMERYEDALKDLDKAIELDPKYDWAIARRGNTYRLMKRYEDALADFNRAIELDPEYKWAIAQRGETYRLMERYEDALADYNRAIELDPELDWALLSLRGVTYQAIKRYDDALADFNHAIELAPEYNWAILQLRGVTYYLIKRYEDALADCNCAIELDPEFKEAIASRGETYKAMERYEDALADYNRAIELDPEYKWAIAQRGQTYRLMKRYEDALADFNCAIELDPEFKEAIKFRGEIYRLMKRYEEALAEFNRAIELDPAYDWAIASRGETYQAMERYEDALTDYNSAIELDPAYDWAIAQRGETYRLMKRYEEALADFNRAIELDPEYKLAISSRGQTYRLMKRYEDALADFNRAIELDPEYQWAIAQRGETYRLMGRYEDALTDFNRAIEFDPEDKWAIASRGETYKAMERYENALTDYNRAIELDPKYDWAIAQRGETHQAMERYEDALADFNRAIELDPEDKWAIAQRGETYRLMKRYEEALADFIRAIELDPEYKWAIARRGETYLMLQRYSEALVDFNHAIQLDSNNDWNLYLRALAYQVLNEPDNARNDLQNAIQLAQQAYNKDPKHWSNTFNLALYFLAADNIEEAKHFYRDALTRGAPPERIKEAIRDLEDFLRIFPQNANAQAARQFLQRALTP; this is encoded by the coding sequence ATGCCGAGCCTCCAAGAGATTATCAAACAGCGCCAGCGCACTAATTTTGTCGGTCGCGAAGAACAAGTGAATCTCTTTGGCGATAACCTCAAGTATTCCCCCGAAGACTCTCGCCGTCGCTTTATTTTTAACGTTTGGGGACAGGGTGGCGTGGGTAAAAGCACGCTGTTGCGGCAGTTTCGCAAAATTGCAGAAGAAGCGAAACTACTCGCCGCCTACATCGACGAAGCCGAAAGCAGCGTTCCCGAAGTCATGGGACGTTTCGCCGAACAATTGGAAGAAAAAGGGCAGAAGTTAGCGCAATTCTCCGAACGCTACAAGGTTTATCGCCAGAAGAAACAAGAATTAGAAGCAGATCCCGATGCACCTCAAGGATTTTCCGCGTTTGTGGGCAAATCGCTGGCAAAAACAGGAATGAAGCTGGGGCGGCAAGTTCCCGGCGCGGGGATTGCCCTGGAATTTGTCGATGAAGAAGCGGTGGCGACGCAGGCGGGAGAATGGGCGAGTTATGTGGCGAAAAAGTTGGGCAACAAAGATGAAGTCAAACTGGTGCGGGAACCGGAAGAAGTGCTGACTCCCCTCTTTTTAAAAGAGATCGGGAAACTGGCTGAAAAAAATAGCATTACGCTCTTGTTCGATACCTACGAACGCACCGATAGTTTTTTAGATCGCTGGTTGCGGGAAGTGTTGGAAGGGCGTTATGGCGAGGTTTCGTCTCAGTTATTATTCGTCATTGCAGGGCGAGAAGAATTAGATGAAAATCGCTGGGCGGACTACGAAGGATTAATCGCTCGTTTGCCTTTGGAACCGTTCAGCGAGGAAGAAGCCGAACAATATCTGGCGCGCAAAGGGATTACTAACCGTCGCGTTATTGAAGAGATTTTAAAATTATCCGGGTGTTTGCCGTTGTTGGTGGCGACGCTGGCGGCGGAAAGTCCCAACGATCCCGATAAACTGGGGGATGCGAGCGGAACGGCAGTGGAACGCTTTCTTAAGTGGGTGGAGGATACCAAACAGCGGCAGGTAGTGTTGGATGCGGCTTTAACGCGCTGTTTGAACCGAGATATTTTGGCGCAGTTGCATGGGACAGAAGAGGCGGATAAGCAGTTTGATTGGCTGAAAACGATGCCTTTCGTGCAGGAACGCAGCAGGGGTTGGGCGTATCACGATGTCGTGAGGATGCAAATGCTGCGCTACAAGCGGTTAACTTCGCCGCAAGGTTGGGCGGAGTTGCACGGGAAATTGGCAGAGTACAACGATAAGCTGCGGCAGGGTTTGGAATTGGAGGAGAAGAAACGACAGCGCGATGAAACTTGGCAACGTTATACGCTGGAGGTGCTGTACCATCGCCTCTGTCAAGCGCCGCAAAAGCATTTACCCGTTGCGCTGAATGAGTTTTTGGCAGCGTTAAAGGCGCAATATGAGTTTGCTCGGAAATGGGCAGAAACAATGGAACGGGCGGGGAAGGATGCGGAAGTGACAGAAGTGCAGCGTTGGGGAGCGCGTTTAACTGAGGGGTTGACGGCTTACGATGAGGATCGGTATGAGGTGACGGTTGCGATGTTTGCCGAACTGTTGAAGTGTTCTGAGATTCAGGAAAGGTGGCAGGCGGTGGCGTTGGGCTGGCGGGGCGAAACCTATCGTTTGATGGAGCGTTATGAGGATGCTCTTAAAGACTTGGATAAAGCGATTGAACTCGATCCCAAATACGATTGGGCGATCGCGCGTCGAGGCAATACTTACCGTTTAATGAAACGCTACGAAGATGCACTGGCTGACTTCAACCGCGCTATTGAACTCGATCCTGAGTATAAATGGGCGATCGCACAACGGGGCGAAACTTACCGTTTAATGGAACGTTACGAAGATGCGCTTGCTGATTATAATCGCGCGATCGAACTCGATCCTGAATTAGATTGGGCGCTCCTTTCATTGCGAGGAGTCACTTACCAAGCAATCAAACGATATGATGATGCACTTGCTGACTTCAACCACGCCATTGAACTCGCTCCTGAGTATAACTGGGCGATCCTTCAATTACGAGGAGTCACTTACTATTTAATCAAACGATACGAAGATGCACTGGCTGACTGCAACTGCGCCATCGAACTCGATCCTGAATTTAAAGAAGCGATCGCGTCTCGAGGCGAAACTTACAAAGCAATGGAGCGCTACGAAGATGCGTTGGCTGACTATAACCGCGCTATCGAACTCGATCCTGAGTATAAATGGGCGATCGCTCAACGAGGTCAAACTTACCGTTTAATGAAACGCTACGAAGATGCACTTGCCGACTTCAACTGCGCCATCGAACTCGATCCTGAATTTAAAGAAGCGATCAAGTTTCGAGGTGAAATTTACCGTCTAATGAAACGATATGAGGAGGCGCTTGCTGAATTCAACCGCGCCATCGAACTCGATCCTGCATACGATTGGGCGATCGCGTCTCGAGGCGAAACTTATCAAGCAATGGAGCGCTATGAGGATGCTCTTACTGACTATAACAGTGCCATCGAACTCGATCCTGCATACGATTGGGCGATCGCGCAGCGAGGTGAAACTTACCGTCTCATGAAACGATACGAGGAGGCGCTTGCTGACTTCAACCGCGCCATCGAACTCGATCCTGAGTATAAATTGGCGATCTCGTCTCGAGGTCAAACTTACCGTTTAATGAAACGCTACGAAGATGCACTTGCCGACTTCAACCGCGCGATCGAACTCGATCCTGAATATCAATGGGCGATCGCACAACGGGGCGAAACTTACCGTTTAATGGGACGTTACGAAGATGCACTAACTGACTTTAACCGCGCCATCGAATTCGATCCTGAAGATAAATGGGCGATCGCGTCTCGGGGCGAAACGTACAAAGCAATGGAGCGCTATGAGAATGCTCTTACTGACTATAACCGCGCGATCGAACTCGATCCCAAATACGATTGGGCGATCGCGCAGCGAGGCGAAACTCACCAAGCAATGGAGCGCTATGAGGATGCGCTTGCTGACTTCAACCGTGCCATCGAACTCGATCCTGAAGATAAATGGGCGATCGCGCAGCGAGGTGAAACTTACCGTCTCATGAAACGATACGAGGAGGCGCTTGCTGACTTCATCCGCGCCATCGAACTCGATCCTGAGTATAAATGGGCGATCGCACGGCGGGGCGAAACTTATCTCATGCTTCAACGCTATAGCGAAGCATTAGTAGACTTCAACCACGCTATCCAACTCGATTCCAATAATGATTGGAATTTATATCTTCGCGCCCTTGCCTACCAAGTTCTTAACGAACCCGACAACGCCCGCAACGACCTGCAAAACGCCATTCAACTTGCCCAACAAGCCTACAACAAAGACCCAAAACACTGGAGTAACACCTTTAACCTCGCCCTCTACTTTCTCGCAGCCGATAATATCGAAGAAGCTAAACATTTTTATCGCGATGCCCTCACCCGTGGCGCACCTCCCGAACGCATCAAAGAAGCAATCCGCGATTTAGAGGATTTTTTGCGAATTTTTCCCCAAAACGCCAACGCCCAAGCCGCGCGACAGTTCTTACAGCGCGCTCTCACTCCCTGA
- a CDS encoding GNAT family N-acetyltransferase, which translates to MSDLEIKVVSYETSWNEIKAIRRAVFQEEQGVDEALEFDGLDAGATQFLAYWQGNAVGTARMRNLDDSTVKIERLAVLKAARGRGIGSQLMRKAIALAKEGGRDRAVVNAQEYVKQLYENLGFEAVGELFEEAGIPHIKMVLKF; encoded by the coding sequence ATGAGCGATCTAGAAATTAAAGTTGTTTCTTACGAGACTTCCTGGAATGAAATCAAAGCGATTCGTCGCGCGGTTTTTCAGGAGGAACAGGGCGTTGATGAAGCGTTAGAGTTTGATGGTTTGGATGCGGGGGCGACGCAGTTCTTAGCTTATTGGCAGGGTAATGCAGTCGGGACGGCACGGATGCGAAATTTGGATGATTCTACGGTGAAAATCGAGCGTTTGGCGGTGCTGAAAGCGGCGCGGGGGCGAGGGATTGGCTCGCAGTTGATGCGAAAAGCGATCGCGCTCGCAAAAGAAGGAGGACGCGATCGCGCTGTTGTTAATGCTCAAGAATATGTCAAGCAATTGTATGAAAACTTAGGATTTGAAGCGGTGGGCGAACTGTTCGAGGAAGCGGGAATTCCCCATATCAAGATGGTGCTGAAATTTTGA
- a CDS encoding DUF5674 family protein, producing MSVLIVLKPATAEEIESMLSTLQVYIKLAVDIEKKILAGGGEMHADCERKLLETGSLQRNIWGADWNPETQEVTYESLINIRPSQNNRSMVISDLGIRCKIEAIVRHLLEIK from the coding sequence ATGTCAGTCCTAATTGTTCTGAAACCGGCAACAGCCGAGGAAATTGAATCAATGCTCTCAACTCTCCAAGTTTACATTAAACTTGCTGTCGATATTGAAAAAAAGATACTTGCCGGTGGAGGGGAGATGCACGCCGACTGCGAACGTAAGCTCTTAGAAACTGGTAGTTTACAGCGGAATATTTGGGGAGCCGATTGGAACCCAGAAACGCAAGAAGTTACTTATGAGTCGTTAATTAATATCCGACCGAGCCAAAATAACCGTTCTATGGTTATCTCGGATTTAGGAATCCGTTGTAAAATCGAAGCTATTGTTCGCCATCTTTTAGAAATCAAATGA
- a CDS encoding ATP-binding domain-containing protein → MWVSTQVRFFWAIAWIFPEMRGTLKLETHNVYLARGTKMDDRAMKFVITETQELDGGQQQVWEAVKTSFSDRDCIVYWRYPLFSKVGEQRKEPDIVIVDREWGIVAIEICAAAIAQITQINEAGDWEFSADFPFSGQPYPLAEHHLRAIIGLCDRDPSLWRKVTGRALIVLPSIPEAQWQERGFHQHPHSPPILFQDRFDTLPDLIKHLDPLVPGEGLNDEQWTKLLIAVSGTSILKKSSQPRIASSNKNRAAVVELLREHLYELDLKQEHIGKEIAPGVQRIRGIAGSGKTVLLCQKAAHMHLKHPDWDIALVFFTRSLYDQIISLIDRWVRRFSNGELSYDPQTNPKLRVLHAWGASNRPGLYSTLCKTLNVRRKTVNDTTHKQPTRSLAEFCKWLLEEREIEPVFDAILIDEGQDLVTNNDLKYLDKQAIYWLAYQALRPVDREHPEQRRLVWAYDEAQSLDSLQIPTAKELFGEEFGDLLSKGNYPGGIKKSEVMRRCYRTPGTILMAAHAIGMGLLRPQGMLAGITQKDGWEKLGYEVTGSFQKVGQKIVISRPQENSPNCIEELWEEPVFEFTAYDSRSQELEALAQKISSNIGDDGLKPSREILVVVLGASEEAVELETKVAQFLIDRGLKVYVPTALELDRINPKHPDNDPDRFWMEGGVTVSRISRAKGNEADLVYVVGCDRVARTESDLALRNQLFVALTRSRGWVNLSGVGNYPLYEEINQVLAMGSTITFTYQRPLQRDLDRD, encoded by the coding sequence ATGTGGGTTTCAACTCAAGTACGGTTTTTTTGGGCGATCGCGTGGATTTTCCCTGAAATGAGGGGAACTCTGAAGCTAGAAACTCACAATGTTTATTTAGCCAGGGGTACAAAAATGGACGATCGCGCGATGAAATTTGTGATAACTGAAACCCAAGAGTTAGACGGCGGGCAACAGCAGGTTTGGGAGGCAGTGAAAACGAGCTTTTCCGATCGCGATTGTATTGTCTATTGGCGCTATCCTCTTTTTAGTAAGGTGGGGGAACAGCGCAAAGAACCGGATATCGTTATTGTCGATCGCGAGTGGGGGATTGTTGCGATCGAAATTTGTGCGGCTGCGATCGCACAAATTACCCAAATTAATGAGGCAGGAGACTGGGAGTTTAGCGCCGATTTTCCCTTTTCCGGTCAACCTTACCCTTTAGCAGAACATCACCTACGGGCTATCATTGGATTGTGCGATCGCGATCCGAGTTTGTGGCGAAAAGTAACCGGGCGCGCCCTAATTGTTCTTCCCTCAATTCCCGAAGCGCAGTGGCAAGAACGCGGTTTTCATCAACATCCCCATTCACCGCCCATTCTTTTCCAAGATCGCTTCGATACCCTTCCCGATTTGATTAAACATCTCGATCCTCTCGTTCCCGGAGAAGGATTAAACGACGAACAATGGACGAAATTATTAATCGCTGTCAGCGGAACTTCGATTTTAAAAAAATCGTCGCAACCTCGCATTGCAAGCAGCAATAAAAACCGCGCTGCTGTCGTCGAACTTTTACGCGAACATCTTTACGAACTCGACCTCAAACAGGAACATATCGGTAAAGAAATTGCTCCGGGAGTACAGCGAATTCGAGGCATTGCCGGTTCTGGAAAAACCGTTTTGCTTTGCCAGAAAGCAGCCCATATGCACCTCAAACATCCCGATTGGGATATTGCTTTGGTCTTTTTTACGCGATCGCTCTACGACCAAATTATCAGCTTAATCGATCGCTGGGTGCGCCGATTTAGTAATGGGGAACTCAGCTACGATCCCCAAACCAATCCAAAATTGCGCGTCCTTCATGCTTGGGGAGCTAGCAATCGTCCCGGACTCTACAGCACGCTCTGCAAAACGCTTAATGTTCGACGCAAAACTGTTAACGATACCACTCACAAACAGCCGACGCGATCGCTCGCAGAATTTTGTAAATGGTTGCTAGAAGAGCGCGAAATCGAGCCAGTTTTTGATGCAATTTTAATTGATGAGGGACAAGATTTAGTCACGAACAATGACCTCAAATATCTTGACAAACAAGCCATTTATTGGTTAGCTTATCAAGCGCTTCGCCCCGTCGATCGCGAACATCCAGAACAGCGCCGTTTAGTATGGGCGTATGACGAAGCACAAAGTTTAGATTCGTTACAAATTCCGACAGCGAAGGAGTTATTTGGAGAAGAATTTGGCGATTTACTGTCCAAAGGTAACTATCCCGGCGGAATTAAAAAATCGGAAGTTATGCGGCGCTGTTACCGAACGCCAGGAACGATTTTAATGGCTGCCCATGCAATTGGGATGGGATTATTGCGTCCCCAAGGAATGTTAGCCGGAATTACCCAAAAAGACGGTTGGGAAAAACTCGGTTACGAAGTGACCGGAAGTTTTCAAAAAGTCGGTCAAAAGATTGTTATTTCTCGTCCGCAAGAAAATTCACCCAATTGTATTGAAGAGTTGTGGGAAGAACCTGTTTTTGAGTTTACTGCGTATGATTCGCGATCGCAAGAATTAGAGGCATTAGCGCAGAAGATATCATCGAATATTGGCGATGACGGTTTGAAGCCCAGTCGAGAAATTTTAGTCGTTGTTTTAGGTGCGAGTGAAGAAGCCGTAGAACTGGAAACTAAAGTCGCTCAATTTTTAATCGATCGCGGTTTAAAAGTTTACGTTCCAACTGCCTTAGAATTAGATCGAATCAATCCCAAACATCCAGATAACGATCCCGATCGCTTCTGGATGGAGGGCGGCGTAACGGTATCCCGAATCTCCCGCGCTAAGGGCAACGAAGCCGATTTAGTTTATGTGGTAGGGTGCGATCGCGTTGCCCGTACTGAAAGCGATTTAGCCCTTCGCAATCAGTTATTTGTTGCCCTGACGCGATCGCGCGGTTGGGTTAATTTAAGCGGTGTTGGTAACTATCCACTCTACGAGGAAATCAACCAAGTTTTAGCAATGGGCAGTACAATAACTTTTACCTACCAACGGCCGTTACAACGGGATTTAGATCGAGATTAA
- a CDS encoding DUF1997 domain-containing protein, with protein MKNVCFTASETVQIPVEEQEIPIRHYLRQPQRLVNAIAEPQLMTPLTQDRYSLRMRPLNFMDLYRLQPTVVLKVWTSSEGTVYLKSESCEIRGIDYINDRFSLSLAGQLSPCEQAGTTYLKGKADLQVNVELPPLLWLTPAPLLEMTGNALLKSVLVRIKQRLLGHLLADYRQWSNSQSRTKTATHLGNVWTG; from the coding sequence ATGAAAAACGTTTGTTTTACCGCCTCGGAGACGGTTCAAATTCCCGTTGAGGAACAAGAAATCCCGATTCGTCACTATTTGCGCCAACCACAACGGTTAGTGAACGCGATCGCAGAACCGCAACTCATGACTCCCTTAACCCAAGACCGTTACAGCTTGCGGATGCGTCCTCTCAATTTTATGGATTTGTATCGCCTTCAACCGACGGTCGTCCTGAAAGTCTGGACGAGTAGCGAAGGAACGGTCTATTTAAAATCCGAGTCCTGCGAGATTCGCGGCATTGATTATATCAACGATCGCTTCTCTCTCAGTCTCGCCGGCCAATTATCTCCCTGCGAGCAAGCCGGAACGACTTACCTCAAGGGAAAAGCTGACTTGCAGGTTAACGTCGAGTTACCTCCCTTGCTTTGGTTAACTCCCGCCCCGCTACTAGAAATGACCGGCAATGCGTTGCTAAAAAGCGTTTTAGTCCGCATCAAACAGCGCTTGCTCGGACATTTACTGGCAGATTATCGTCAATGGTCGAACAGCCAAAGCCGCACGAAAACTGCAACGCATCTCGGAAATGTCTGGACGGGCTAA